The DNA region ACGCTCGTTGCTTTGGCGATTACCGTAGCTTATGTCTATTCCGTTGCAGTCGTATTCGGGCTGCCGGGCATGGATTTCTTCTGGGAACTTGCCACCTTAATTGTGATCATGCTTCTTGGGCACTGGCTCGAGATGCGTTCGCAGATGGCTGCTTCAAAAGCGTTGCAATCTCTAGTTGCCTTACTACCAAATGACGTAACCGTCGAGCAGAACGGAAGTCCGGTTAAAATAAAACTGGAACAGCTGAAAAACGGAGATACCGTAATCATAAGACCGGGCGAAAAAGTCGCCGCTGACGGTCTGATTGTCGAGGGCAGTTCCTATTTAAATGAAAGCATGCTGACCGGAGAAAGTGTTCCTGTAAGAAAAGAGTCCGGTGGAAAGGTTATCGCAGGGTCTATCAATGGAGACGGGGCTTTAAAGATAAAAGCAACAGGGGTTGGAAAGGATTCGTACCTCAATAAGGTCATTAATTTGGTTCAGGATGCGCAGGCAGCAAAGTCGAACACTCAGAATCTGGCGGATAAAGTAGCCAAATGGCTTACTATAGTAGCAATTGTGGTGGGAGTAGGAACTTTCGCTTACTGGTACATCACCATGGGAGATTTGGCTTTTGCTCTGGAACGGATGGTAACGGTAATGGTAACGGCCTGCCCTCATGCTTTAGGAGTGGCAATCCCTCTGGTGGTGGCCATTTCCACTACACTTTCAGCGACAAATGGTTTACTCATCAGAAACCGCACGGCTTTTGAAACCACCAGAAAATTATCGACCATTATTTTCGATAAAACCGGCACCCTTACGAAAGGTTCCCACACTGTGCAGAAAATCATTCCTCTAACGGAACACTATTCGGAAAACGATTTACTCCAGTATGCAGCAGCAGTGCAGCAGAACTCCGAACATCATATTGCAAAAGGAATCATGCAGACCCTTTCTGAGAGAAAACTGGAGCTATGGAAGTCAGACAGTTTCCGCTACATGCAGGGAATTGGAGTGACAGGAATCGTAAACGGTAAATCGGTTGTCGCGGCTGGTCCTAATTATTTTGTTCAAAACAATAAACAGGTACCTGCCATTCCGGAAGAAATCAACCAGGATGCAGAAACAGTGAACTTTATTTTGATTGATGACGTGCCCGTGGGTATTGTTTCTTTAGCAGATACCATTCGCGAAGGCGCAAAAGAAGCTATTGACCAACTTCGAAGCATGAACATTAAATCATTCCTGCTTACAGGTGATAACGAAAAGGTAGCGGCGGCGGTGTCAAAGCAGTTAGGAATGGACGGATATTTGGCAAATGTACTTCCGCACCACAAACAGGAAAAAGTAAAAGAATTTCAGGATAAAGGGGAAATCGTTGCGATGACAGGTGACGGCGTAAATGATGCACCGGCTTTGGCAGCAGCAGATGTAGGCATTGCAGTTGGCAGCGGAACTGATGTTGCTGCCGAAACCGCAGATATTATTCTGGTCAACAGTGACCCTCGAGACGTGGTGAAAATGATAGATTTTGGAAAGAAAACCTACAGCAAGATGATCCAGAATCTCGTATGGGCAGTGGGCTACAACGTCGTGGCTATTCCACTTGCTGCGGGTGTTCTGTATCCTACATATGTCCTGAGTCCCGCCATGGGCGCAGTGCTGATGAGTGTAAGCACCATCGTGGTCGCACTTAATGCAAGTCTCCTTAAAATAGATCAGAAGTAACGTCCAAATCTAACAAAAGTCACACTTCTATTTATACATTAAAGGCGCAGCGATGCGTCTTTTTACATTTTGTACTTAAACCTCCCCGCTCTGCCGTAGCAAATAACATAATGCCTTCCTAGCAACATGCAAAGCCTTTATGGGCTACACCTTCCAATCGCTCATTAGGTCAAAATAAATACAAAAACCAAAAGTGATCTCTAAATCTCCCTACATACTCGCTCTTCAAAGTCTCTTATGTCTGAGTATATTAATAAACTCAACACGGTATCCAAAATATAGTTTATATAAAATATTTCAGATATATTAAAATTTATATCCGTTAAAATTCTAATTTACTGTTTTTGGGAATAGAAGGTAGCTTTTTATTTCTATTGTCAAGTTGGATTTATTTAATTCTACAACTCGCAGAACTATAATTAAAAAAATCAATTTCTAAATACTTAAAAAAGCAATATCTATCATAATTAATGTAATTAGAGTCTTAATCATAATATCTAATAATTTCTATAACTAATTATTAATATTGGAACTTTTTTTAAACTTATCATTATAGATAGAAATAGATTTTTTAAGTTAAACTGTATCATTAACCAATCCTATATAAAATAAGCATATCCATTACAATTACTAAAAAATAATATCTATCTTATTCATAAAATTCCTTCTTTCTGATTAAGTATTTTTTTTAAATTATTCATATCTTCACTTACTTTTTTATCCAATATTTTAGCATAATGTTGAGTAGTTTTAATGCTTTTATGACCAAGCATTTTACTTACGCTCTCCATTGAGACATTATTAGATAAAGTAACAGTAGTAGCAAATGTGTGTCTTGCACAATGAAAAGTAAGTTTTTTATTGATATTACAATTATCAGCTATTGTTTTTAAATATTCATTTACTTTTTGGTTTGAATAGACTGGAAGCAATTTTCCAGAATTGGAAACTAATGGATGATTTTCATACTTTTTAATAATTTCTTCTGCTATTGGTAACAAGGGAATATTTGAATTTATTCCTGTTTTTTGACGATTTGTTATTATCCAAAGGTTTCCATCAACACCTATAGTAATTTGTTCTTTTGTAAGGTTAAAAATATCTATGTAAGCTAATCCTGTGTAACAACTGAAAATAAAAATATCTCTAACTATATTTAACCCACTACCAATAAAATCTTTATTTTTAATTGTTTTTATTTCTTCCTCCGTAAGAAAATTAACATTTACTTCATGGAATTTACCTTTGTAAAAAATTACCAAATCTTTTTCAATCCAATTATTCTGATAACACAATTTTAATATTTTACTTAAATTTTTGGTGTATTTTACTGCTGAATTATTATTGATATTGGGTTTGGTTCGCAAGAAAAAATCAAAATCGTTTAGAAATGATGGTTCCAGTTTCTGAATATCAATGTCGGATTTTTTATGAAACTTCCACAAAAATTCTTTCAAATGAGCCAAACAAGTTTTAAAATTCTTAAGTGTAGCTGGTGCGTATTCCTTACCTAAAAGTTTTTCTATTTTGGAGTTGTGTTCTTCAAAAATTGGAATGAGGTATCTTTCAGTAGTATTTGCACCTGTTAATAGGTTTTTAATATCTATTGCATCAAAACTTTCCCTTGATAGCGCTAATTTGTTTTCCAAAACTAGAACATTAGATTTCAAGATGTCTAAATACTTATTTATAGCTCTCGCTTCTTCAGAATTACCTTTTAAACGATTTTGAGCGGAACTCCATTTGGAAATCTCTACATCTTTTCCTTAGGAATATGTATATCTTTCCAAACACCGATTGATAGGCAATTTTTTGGAAAGGGAGATTTTCAAGGTAACCGATTATTCCACCATGTGAAATACAACAATTTTTGCTTAAATCTTAGATTGTAAATTTATGAATATATTTTGAATTAAATACACTTAAAATTAATGTCTTTATCTCATTTTATGTTCCAATTTTCTATGGTGGGTAGTTCCGTTTTTTAAAACCACTTTTTCAAAAAAACAATTTTTCAAAATCACCTTTCAAAATAGAAAAACGAGTTCCGAGTTTTTTCAAATCCTTTCCGACAGGAAGGCAAGAATTCTTTGAAACCCAATTTGAAAAATTGTGGGCACAAAGACACATCTTGCCAAAATAAAATTCAATATTTTCCAGACATCTAAAACAATATAAAAATCATATATAGTTCAGATTACAAACATTATTAAAAATTAAAAAATTTTAAAATTCAAAAAAGAATTGTTATACCTAAGTTATTTTTATACAATAAATAAAATAAACTATATCAATTT from Chryseobacterium suipulveris includes:
- a CDS encoding heavy metal translocating P-type ATPase, producing the protein MKKYTCPMHPQILKDEPGKCPLCGMNLIPLGGTARPEKDEHSHHHQNHDHHSESDSSAAGFDKHAGHHTPDFLKRFWISLALTVPVLLLSHMIQQWLGFTIAFNGDKYVLLVLGSIIYFYGGMPFFKGFLGEVKAGAIGMMTLVALAITVAYVYSVAVVFGLPGMDFFWELATLIVIMLLGHWLEMRSQMAASKALQSLVALLPNDVTVEQNGSPVKIKLEQLKNGDTVIIRPGEKVAADGLIVEGSSYLNESMLTGESVPVRKESGGKVIAGSINGDGALKIKATGVGKDSYLNKVINLVQDAQAAKSNTQNLADKVAKWLTIVAIVVGVGTFAYWYITMGDLAFALERMVTVMVTACPHALGVAIPLVVAISTTLSATNGLLIRNRTAFETTRKLSTIIFDKTGTLTKGSHTVQKIIPLTEHYSENDLLQYAAAVQQNSEHHIAKGIMQTLSERKLELWKSDSFRYMQGIGVTGIVNGKSVVAAGPNYFVQNNKQVPAIPEEINQDAETVNFILIDDVPVGIVSLADTIREGAKEAIDQLRSMNIKSFLLTGDNEKVAAAVSKQLGMDGYLANVLPHHKQEKVKEFQDKGEIVAMTGDGVNDAPALAAADVGIAVGSGTDVAAETADIILVNSDPRDVVKMIDFGKKTYSKMIQNLVWAVGYNVVAIPLAAGVLYPTYVLSPAMGAVLMSVSTIVVALNASLLKIDQK
- a CDS encoding site-specific integrase, which encodes MENKLALSRESFDAIDIKNLLTGANTTERYLIPIFEEHNSKIEKLLGKEYAPATLKNFKTCLAHLKEFLWKFHKKSDIDIQKLEPSFLNDFDFFLRTKPNINNNSAVKYTKNLSKILKLCYQNNWIEKDLVIFYKGKFHEVNVNFLTEEEIKTIKNKDFIGSGLNIVRDIFIFSCYTGLAYIDIFNLTKEQITIGVDGNLWIITNRQKTGINSNIPLLPIAEEIIKKYENHPLVSNSGKLLPVYSNQKVNEYLKTIADNCNINKKLTFHCARHTFATTVTLSNNVSMESVSKMLGHKSIKTTQHYAKILDKKVSEDMNNLKKILNQKEGIL